From a region of the Paenibacillus lutimineralis genome:
- a CDS encoding ribbon-helix-helix protein, CopG family, whose amino-acid sequence MSSKKMGRPPSDKPKSKTIEIRVDQETMSKLDASAEKLNTSRSAIVRKGIEKVYDDLQK is encoded by the coding sequence ATGTCCTCCAAAAAGATGGGGCGTCCTCCATCTGACAAACCCAAAAGCAAAACGATTGAGATACGTGTTGATCAGGAAACTATGAGCAAGCTTGATGCTTCTGCCGAAAAGCTGAATACGTCACGTTCTGCAATTGTCCGCAAAGGGATTGAGAAGGTGTATGACGATCTCCAAAAATAA
- a CDS encoding DUF6809 family protein gives MKTILEALYRGHLHPDEAIVPSHPEYRSLSRQVSAQTEQWRNRLGEEAFRELEVYFDLCDSVDSMHVEAAFLHGFRLGANLMIEVMSKREELVPNEASGLSL, from the coding sequence ATGAAAACGATTCTGGAAGCCCTGTACCGAGGGCACCTTCATCCTGATGAGGCGATTGTACCGTCTCATCCTGAATATCGTTCCCTAAGCCGACAAGTGTCGGCTCAGACGGAGCAATGGCGTAACCGATTGGGCGAGGAAGCGTTTCGTGAGCTTGAGGTGTATTTTGACCTGTGCGACAGTGTGGATAGCATGCATGTCGAAGCTGCTTTTCTACATGGGTTCAGGCTTGGAGCCAACTTGATGATCGAAGTTATGAGCAAACGCGAGGAGTTGGTTCCGAATGAAGCTTCGGGCTTGTCATTATGA
- a CDS encoding PQQ-binding-like beta-propeller repeat protein: MKILFDQNQKIGGFMEGGYDVNAYQPSQTNWTRHSLVEAPNALNILWKVKIPSSLQECSAVIGRNGEIYFGTLSGDLYCYSFEGALNWKLRLGSELSTPVIGADQRVYVAAKSNDDSDRSYLYAISPGAAIEWKCGLNHMISYPPILDSEGNIYVTTYGAQIYCINHDGDIQWTFKTDYLLSCSPVITSEGNILIAEGGLFHCLNLRGQEVWRKKFDSMEGVIPIVLSDESYLTTASVNEDIKLVKLDGLGECLWAYPEHNDYSLWGSPAVSRDGIIFVSGSEFRLQAIDLKCKSLLWEGEIQGAIKGPLLISADNKLIIASYGGNIPRDAKRGLVSKMTLLNESGESISEIFLPGDITSPCLGRENKIYVTTNIPMENHGYLYCIE, from the coding sequence ATGAAAATTCTCTTTGATCAGAATCAAAAAATTGGTGGCTTTATGGAAGGAGGATATGATGTAAATGCCTATCAGCCTTCACAAACCAATTGGACTAGGCACTCGCTAGTTGAAGCCCCGAATGCATTAAATATTCTGTGGAAAGTAAAGATTCCATCAAGTCTTCAAGAATGTTCGGCAGTAATTGGGAGAAATGGGGAAATCTATTTTGGAACTTTATCAGGGGATTTGTACTGTTATTCCTTTGAGGGAGCGCTTAATTGGAAATTAAGACTTGGGTCAGAACTTAGCACTCCAGTTATTGGCGCAGACCAAAGAGTATATGTTGCAGCTAAGTCGAATGATGATTCAGACAGAAGCTATCTCTATGCCATTTCTCCTGGTGCAGCAATAGAATGGAAATGCGGACTGAATCATATGATTTCATATCCTCCTATCTTGGATAGTGAGGGTAATATTTACGTGACCACTTACGGGGCTCAGATATATTGCATAAATCATGATGGCGATATTCAATGGACATTCAAGACTGATTATTTGTTATCATGTTCACCAGTAATAACCTCAGAAGGAAACATTCTAATTGCTGAGGGAGGCCTTTTTCACTGTTTAAATTTGAGGGGGCAAGAGGTTTGGAGGAAAAAGTTTGATAGTATGGAAGGAGTAATTCCAATTGTTCTTTCCGATGAATCCTATCTGACTACGGCATCTGTTAATGAAGATATAAAACTTGTAAAGTTAGATGGTTTGGGTGAATGTTTGTGGGCATATCCGGAACATAATGACTACTCTTTATGGGGATCTCCCGCTGTAAGTAGAGACGGAATAATTTTTGTTTCGGGGAGCGAATTTAGACTACAGGCGATTGATTTGAAGTGTAAATCCTTATTATGGGAGGGGGAAATTCAAGGTGCTATTAAAGGTCCCCTACTTATATCAGCTGACAATAAATTGATTATTGCATCTTATGGCGGGAATATTCCAAGAGATGCAAAAAGAGGATTAGTTTCAAAAATGACTTTATTAAATGAATCAGGTGAGTCGATCAGCGAAATATTTCTTCCTGGAGATATAACGAGTCCGTGTTTAGGAAGAGAAAATAAAATTTATGTTACGACAAACATTCCCATGGAAAATCATGGATACTTATACTGTATCGAGTAA
- a CDS encoding polymorphic toxin-type HINT domain-containing protein, with amino-acid sequence MEDIEVGDKVLAKSDETGEVAYKEVVGLFQKQADEIYYVHIGDEIIKVTGEHPFWLDGAGWTLVKDLKVGDLLVSSDGSTLPIDKIEKEPRQATVYNFEVAEFNSYFVSNLEIWVHNCATNFKNYSAKEMERKFKLKKGEFHQIKQDIIKDLMNKQSPYKNQMKKVGSNPDIHLSSDGTIRIMSRDGKTSFDTDWNINSFLP; translated from the coding sequence ATCGAGGACATCGAAGTCGGAGATAAGGTTCTCGCTAAGTCCGATGAAACCGGAGAAGTGGCGTATAAAGAGGTAGTGGGGCTGTTCCAAAAACAGGCTGACGAAATCTACTATGTTCACATCGGGGATGAAATCATCAAGGTTACGGGTGAGCATCCGTTCTGGTTGGATGGAGCGGGATGGACGCTTGTAAAAGATCTTAAAGTTGGTGACTTGCTTGTTTCGAGTGATGGTTCTACACTACCAATAGATAAGATTGAGAAAGAGCCAAGGCAAGCAACGGTTTATAACTTTGAGGTCGCGGAATTTAATTCGTACTTTGTGTCTAACCTTGAGATTTGGGTTCATAACTGTGCGACGAACTTCAAAAATTACTCTGCTAAAGAAATGGAAAGGAAATTCAAATTAAAGAAAGGTGAATTTCATCAAATTAAGCAAGACATTATTAAGGATTTAATGAATAAACAATCACCTTACAAAAATCAAATGAAAAAAGTAGGAAGTAATCCTGACATTCATTTGAGCTCTGACGGAACCATTAGAATTATGTCCAGAGATGGTAAAACTTCATTTGACACTGACTGGAATATTAATTCGTTTCTTCCGTAA
- a CDS encoding MFS transporter — protein MQNIGPDSPVIHNELDSLAVTQNAAAKSAPPLMTRRIAILFAIACGLAVSNVYYAQPLLDSLAYEFGISHSSLGIVITVTQICYALGLFLLVPLGDLLNQRRLIVIMMLLSVAALVIIGTAPTVPVLFIGLAIMGLLAVVTQVLVSFASTLAAPSERGSVVGFVTSGVVIGILLARTIAGVLTDLAGWRSVYLTSAALMLIIVGTIYWVMPQPNRLEKNLLSYPQLLHSVLQLFVEERILRIRAILAMLIFTAFSTLWTSLVLPLSSPPHSLSHTAIGAFGLAGVVGALAAARAGRLADRGWGQRTTGVALFLLTVSWLPINDLKHSLIFLIIGVVLLDAAVQAVHVTNQSLIFNVRPEARSRLTAAYMIFYSIGSATGSIVSTKLYAYAGWNAVCLFGAAVSGVALLFWVLTRRLA, from the coding sequence ATGCAAAATATTGGCCCGGATTCGCCTGTTATCCATAATGAACTCGATAGCCTAGCTGTAACACAAAATGCTGCTGCTAAATCTGCTCCTCCCTTAATGACTCGTCGTATAGCCATACTATTCGCCATTGCTTGCGGGCTAGCCGTATCAAATGTCTATTACGCTCAGCCGCTGCTCGACTCTCTGGCATATGAGTTTGGAATCTCTCATTCTTCCCTTGGCATCGTAATCACGGTGACTCAAATTTGTTATGCACTCGGACTTTTTCTGCTCGTTCCGCTCGGCGACTTATTAAATCAGCGCCGACTGATCGTCATCATGATGCTCCTATCTGTTGCCGCTCTTGTTATCATTGGAACCGCTCCTACAGTACCGGTTCTTTTCATTGGCTTAGCTATTATGGGACTGCTTGCAGTTGTAACCCAGGTGCTTGTTTCATTTGCTTCAACCCTTGCCGCCCCGTCCGAACGAGGAAGTGTGGTTGGCTTTGTAACAAGCGGAGTAGTTATTGGAATTCTATTAGCGAGAACCATTGCAGGTGTACTGACTGATCTTGCTGGCTGGCGTTCGGTCTATCTTACCTCTGCAGCCTTAATGCTCATTATCGTTGGTACTATATATTGGGTAATGCCACAGCCTAATAGATTGGAAAAGAATTTGCTCTCCTATCCACAGCTGCTCCATTCAGTACTCCAATTATTTGTAGAAGAGCGTATCCTTCGTATTCGAGCTATTTTAGCGATGCTGATCTTTACAGCTTTTAGTACATTGTGGACTTCGCTGGTATTGCCGCTTAGTTCACCCCCACATTCTTTATCACATACCGCTATAGGTGCTTTCGGCCTTGCTGGCGTAGTGGGTGCATTAGCAGCAGCCCGAGCAGGAAGGTTAGCCGATCGCGGGTGGGGACAGAGGACAACAGGCGTTGCTCTGTTCCTGCTAACGGTATCTTGGCTGCCGATCAATGATCTGAAGCATTCACTTATCTTCTTGATCATTGGTGTTGTCCTTCTTGACGCAGCCGTACAGGCTGTACATGTCACGAATCAGAGCTTGATCTTTAACGTCCGCCCCGAGGCAAGAAGCCGGCTGACCGCAGCCTACATGATTTTCTATTCTATCGGAAGCGCCACCGGATCGATTGTCTCAACCAAACTCTATGCCTATGCAGGCTGGAATGCCGTCTGCTTGTTCGGCGCCGCCGTGAGTGGAGTGGCCCTTCTCTTCTGGGTATTAACCCGCCGTTTAGCCTAA
- a CDS encoding helix-turn-helix domain-containing protein, translating into MSRTTTISAILNDFMNQEGLNLRQFAEKVDINIGSLSNILNENRTLNIGQLDRITEVMGLPKGCFYNQYYDEVIAGSPPNWRKIKPFLYGCAEVGNLDLLLKTVQQLLDNLIYSPHLFEVAEDLNKNEKKEAAIILYENVALSERNQHSERLALCQYRLFMCELENNQEKNYQGALQFELFVDRLGEYDQLEALKDLANTYRGLSRWNKLEEIAERLRQKAQFLYQKSPKYASGYKSYRPLFTYIAYANLLLGDVHENKRDYEKTLQYIQLYNDLDWVKEQDEEAEQWKEKFQEWAKMNIMVTKLAAGDPSVLTDYVTYMESNHDEVLLSLLNIVEFANRYHFNIDDILRRFDIPSLIIKHKSPNNVYTRQIIEGHLARFNNELASYYLNKGGYRDGLNYLLNNLDNSIFISEKHGIFRLLSQYHLSYNHQHPGIKIISNNAKETSS; encoded by the coding sequence ATGAGCCGTACAACCACGATTAGTGCAATACTGAATGATTTTATGAATCAAGAAGGATTAAATTTACGACAATTTGCTGAGAAAGTTGATATAAATATCGGCTCTCTTAGCAACATTCTCAATGAAAATAGAACTTTGAATATTGGACAGTTAGACCGTATCACAGAAGTTATGGGATTACCTAAAGGTTGTTTCTATAATCAGTACTACGATGAAGTTATAGCTGGGTCTCCTCCTAACTGGCGCAAAATCAAACCTTTCTTATACGGTTGTGCAGAGGTTGGCAACTTAGACCTTCTTCTTAAAACAGTTCAGCAATTACTAGATAACTTGATCTATTCCCCACACCTATTTGAGGTAGCAGAAGATCTCAATAAGAATGAAAAAAAAGAAGCAGCTATTATATTGTATGAAAATGTAGCGCTAAGTGAACGAAATCAACATTCTGAACGTCTGGCTCTTTGTCAGTATCGTTTATTTATGTGTGAACTTGAAAACAACCAAGAAAAGAATTACCAAGGGGCCCTTCAGTTTGAATTATTTGTAGATCGTCTAGGCGAGTATGATCAGCTTGAAGCATTGAAGGATCTCGCGAATACATATCGTGGATTAAGTCGATGGAATAAGCTGGAGGAGATTGCTGAGAGACTTAGGCAAAAAGCTCAATTTCTATATCAAAAAAGTCCAAAATATGCTAGTGGTTATAAATCATATCGTCCACTCTTTACTTACATAGCTTATGCCAACTTACTTCTAGGGGATGTTCATGAAAACAAAAGAGACTATGAAAAAACTCTGCAGTATATACAATTGTATAACGACTTGGATTGGGTAAAAGAACAAGATGAGGAAGCCGAACAATGGAAAGAAAAATTTCAGGAATGGGCCAAAATGAATATAATGGTAACGAAATTAGCCGCAGGTGATCCAAGCGTACTTACAGATTATGTGACTTATATGGAATCAAATCATGATGAAGTATTGTTGTCCCTATTAAACATTGTCGAATTCGCTAATCGCTACCACTTTAACATCGATGATATTCTCCGGCGCTTTGATATTCCCTCCTTGATTATAAAACATAAATCTCCTAACAATGTTTATACTCGACAGATTATTGAGGGACATCTAGCTCGCTTCAATAATGAATTAGCCAGTTATTATCTAAATAAGGGTGGATACAGAGATGGATTAAACTACTTATTAAATAACCTGGACAATTCAATATTTATTAGTGAGAAACATGGTATATTTAGACTTCTCAGTCAATATCATCTCTCTTACAATCACCAACATCCAGGCATTAAAATAATCTCAAACAACGCGAAGGAGACCAGTTCGTAG